The following are from one region of the Polynucleobacter sp. MWH-CaK5 genome:
- a CDS encoding FimV/HubP family polar landmark protein — MIALLPRFHRLALGLISAIFAGQALALNLGNLSIQSKVGEPLQAQISIQVDPSELSSIKDIQAALASPEMYQRLGITSSAAQAQLKVTVLKGSKEEPVAIKITSDEVLKLATNEIFLDALVEVRWSAGLVRRVYTLMVADQASVEVKAGDTLTEIASKLVANFDEASLDQALISLYRANPQAFAGGSIHRLMAGAELKMPSQAMIKSVPKQEAKEIAQSADAAYRSGKGDLPLSALPSSKDKASTAIGDRLKVGPAAGLEGEAKRRMEELLVQEKALSEAKQRIVELEKNIADLKKLMQNQGSVQVNTDAIDWKNQTGPLAIAIFVFLAILVLLKLSKSEAKKVGQSDSSANKLNTQSNAVPEQAAKLFASLDLNLVPTATASQNSGSLPSAESLRVKLNLIRAYITIEDFSAAREAIQEVLAVSNQIDPELTIQAKSLMAEVNQLSSK; from the coding sequence TTGATTGCGCTCTTGCCACGTTTTCATCGTCTAGCACTTGGGTTGATCTCAGCAATTTTTGCTGGGCAAGCTCTTGCCTTGAATTTAGGCAACTTGAGCATTCAATCAAAAGTGGGTGAACCGCTGCAAGCGCAAATTTCGATTCAAGTTGACCCATCTGAGCTTTCATCGATCAAAGACATTCAGGCGGCTTTGGCCAGTCCTGAGATGTACCAACGTTTGGGCATCACGTCGTCAGCTGCCCAAGCTCAATTAAAAGTCACGGTATTGAAGGGCTCAAAAGAAGAGCCGGTGGCAATCAAGATCACTTCAGATGAAGTATTGAAATTAGCCACCAATGAAATCTTTTTGGATGCCTTGGTAGAAGTTCGTTGGTCTGCTGGTTTGGTGCGTCGTGTTTATACCTTGATGGTGGCAGATCAAGCCAGTGTCGAAGTAAAGGCTGGGGATACGTTGACAGAAATCGCCAGCAAGCTTGTAGCGAACTTTGATGAAGCTAGCTTAGATCAGGCATTGATATCTTTGTACAGAGCAAATCCTCAAGCATTCGCAGGCGGCAGTATTCATCGCTTGATGGCAGGTGCAGAATTAAAGATGCCTAGCCAAGCCATGATCAAGAGTGTGCCTAAGCAAGAGGCCAAAGAAATCGCTCAATCCGCAGATGCAGCCTATCGCTCAGGCAAAGGTGATTTACCTTTAAGTGCACTGCCTTCAAGTAAAGATAAAGCATCAACCGCGATTGGTGATCGACTAAAGGTGGGTCCTGCTGCTGGTCTAGAGGGTGAAGCCAAGCGTCGCATGGAAGAATTACTGGTTCAAGAAAAAGCTTTGTCTGAAGCCAAACAAAGAATTGTTGAATTAGAAAAAAATATTGCTGATCTTAAGAAGTTGATGCAAAACCAAGGATCAGTACAAGTAAATACCGATGCGATTGATTGGAAAAATCAAACAGGTCCTTTGGCGATTGCCATTTTTGTCTTCTTGGCCATTTTAGTTTTGTTAAAGCTTTCTAAGAGTGAGGCAAAGAAGGTTGGTCAGTCTGATAGTTCTGCTAATAAGTTAAATACCCAGTCAAATGCAGTTCCTGAACAAGCAGCCAAGTTATTCGCATCGCTTGATTTAAATCTCGTACCTACGGCGACCGCTTCTCAAAACTCTGGCTCTTTGCCGAGTGCTGAAAGTCTTCGTGTCAAACTAAATCTGATTAGAGCCTACATCACCATTGAAGATTTTTCTGCAGCTAGAGAAGCGATTCAGGAAGTGTTGGCAGTGAGCAATCAGATTGATCCTGAACTAACCATTCAAGCCAAATCATTGATGGCTGAAGTCAATCAACTCTCATCCAAATAG
- the asd gene encoding aspartate-semialdehyde dehydrogenase, giving the protein MATPLVGLVGWRGMVGSVLMQRMQDEGDFAFIEPVFFSTSNAGGPAPAMAKNEKKLYSADDIDALKRCDIIITCQGGDYTKEIYPKIRAAGWKGHWIDAASSLRMVDESVIILDPVNRPVIDSAISKGGNLWVGGNCTVSLMLMAMGGLFREGAIEWVSAMTYQAASGAGAQNMRELLSQMGALHDAVKTELADPASAILDIDRKVAETMRSANFPKKNFRNTALAGSLIPWIDVPVEHGQTKEEWKGGSECNKILGNPPFRTAGSIPIDGLCVRIGAMRCHSQGLTVKLKKDIPLSDIEGILAGANDWVKVVPNDRETTERDLTPAAVTGTLTVPVGRLHKLAMGPDYLGAFTVGDQLLWGAAEPLRRMLRILLER; this is encoded by the coding sequence ATGGCAACTCCATTGGTTGGTTTAGTAGGTTGGCGCGGTATGGTTGGCAGTGTCTTGATGCAGCGCATGCAAGACGAAGGCGATTTCGCATTCATTGAGCCAGTCTTTTTTAGCACGAGCAATGCTGGTGGACCAGCGCCTGCGATGGCTAAGAATGAGAAAAAACTTTACTCAGCTGATGATATTGATGCGTTGAAGCGTTGTGACATCATCATCACTTGCCAAGGTGGCGATTACACCAAAGAGATTTATCCAAAGATTCGTGCTGCTGGTTGGAAAGGTCATTGGATTGATGCGGCCAGCTCATTGCGCATGGTTGATGAATCTGTGATCATTTTGGATCCAGTGAACCGCCCAGTGATCGATTCTGCTATCAGCAAAGGTGGCAACTTATGGGTGGGTGGTAACTGCACAGTGAGTTTGATGTTGATGGCGATGGGCGGTTTGTTCCGCGAAGGCGCTATCGAGTGGGTGAGTGCCATGACTTACCAAGCAGCTTCTGGGGCGGGTGCTCAGAACATGCGTGAGTTGTTATCTCAAATGGGCGCTTTGCACGATGCAGTTAAAACAGAATTAGCTGATCCTGCATCTGCCATTTTGGATATTGATCGCAAAGTTGCTGAAACCATGCGTTCAGCTAATTTCCCGAAAAAGAATTTCCGCAACACAGCCTTGGCTGGTAGCTTGATTCCATGGATTGATGTGCCTGTTGAGCATGGTCAAACCAAAGAAGAGTGGAAGGGTGGCTCTGAGTGCAACAAGATTCTAGGTAACCCACCATTCAGAACTGCTGGCAGCATTCCAATTGATGGTTTGTGTGTGCGTATTGGCGCAATGCGTTGTCACTCACAGGGCTTGACCGTCAAGCTCAAAAAAGACATTCCTTTGAGCGATATCGAAGGCATCTTGGCTGGTGCTAACGATTGGGTCAAAGTTGTGCCAAATGATCGTGAAACCACCGAGAGAGACTTAACTCCAGCAGCAGTGACTGGTACTTTGACTGTGCCAGTAGGACGTTTGCATAAATTAGCCATGGGTCCTGATTATTTGGGCGCATTCACAGTGGGCGACCAGTTGTTATGGGGCGCTGCTGAGCCATTGCGCCGTATGTTGCGCATTTTGTTGGAGCGTTAA
- the leuC gene encoding 3-isopropylmalate dehydratase large subunit yields the protein MARTLYDKLWDDHVVHMEEDGTTVLYIDRQLLHEVTSPQAFEGLSLAKRPVWRNSANLAVSDHNVPTTDRSEGIKDPVSRLQIDTLDQNCDSFGITQYKMHDKRQGIVHVIGPEQGATLPGMTVVCGDSHTSTHGAFGALAFGIGTSEVEHVLATQTLLMKKSKNMLVRVEGQLPLGCSAKDIVLAIIGKIGTAGGTGYTIEFAGTAIRALSMEGRMTVCNMAIEAGARAGIVGVDETTINYVKGRPYAPAEGEAWRQALQYWRKLHTDEGAQFDRVVELRAEDIKPQVTWGTSPEMVLSIEDKVPDPEKEKDPVKREAMERALSYMALTPNTAIEAIMVDKVFIGSCTNSRIEDIRAAARVVERIAKKVSPTVKLAMVVPGSGLVKEQAEREGLDRVFKAAGFEWREPGCSMCLAMNADRLEPGERCASTSNRNFEGRQGNGGRTHLVSPAMAAAAALEGHFVDVRKIA from the coding sequence ATGGCACGTACTTTGTATGACAAGTTGTGGGATGACCATGTGGTTCATATGGAAGAGGACGGTACGACCGTCCTCTACATTGATCGACAGTTATTGCACGAAGTAACCAGCCCTCAAGCCTTTGAGGGTTTGTCTTTAGCGAAGCGCCCAGTTTGGAGAAATTCAGCCAATTTGGCGGTGTCTGATCACAACGTTCCTACAACAGATCGTTCTGAAGGCATCAAAGATCCTGTATCGCGTTTGCAAATTGATACCTTGGATCAAAACTGCGATTCATTTGGCATCACGCAATACAAGATGCACGATAAGCGTCAAGGCATCGTGCACGTGATTGGACCGGAGCAGGGCGCAACCTTGCCTGGTATGACAGTGGTTTGCGGAGATTCTCATACAAGTACGCACGGTGCGTTTGGTGCATTGGCGTTTGGTATCGGCACCTCAGAAGTTGAGCACGTGTTGGCCACGCAAACTTTGCTCATGAAGAAAAGTAAAAACATGTTGGTGCGAGTCGAAGGTCAATTGCCTTTGGGTTGTTCTGCTAAAGACATCGTTTTAGCCATCATTGGCAAGATTGGTACTGCGGGTGGCACTGGTTACACAATTGAATTTGCTGGTACAGCAATTCGCGCTTTATCCATGGAAGGTCGTATGACGGTCTGCAACATGGCGATCGAAGCTGGTGCGCGCGCAGGTATTGTGGGTGTTGATGAAACAACGATCAATTACGTCAAAGGTCGTCCTTATGCTCCAGCAGAGGGTGAGGCTTGGCGTCAAGCTTTGCAGTATTGGAGAAAATTACATACCGATGAAGGCGCACAATTTGACCGAGTGGTTGAATTACGCGCGGAAGACATCAAACCTCAAGTGACTTGGGGTACTTCACCAGAAATGGTTTTATCGATTGAAGACAAAGTACCTGATCCTGAAAAAGAAAAAGATCCGGTCAAGCGTGAGGCCATGGAAAGAGCGCTCAGCTACATGGCATTAACGCCAAACACAGCCATTGAAGCCATCATGGTTGATAAAGTATTCATCGGCTCTTGCACCAACAGTCGTATTGAAGACATCCGCGCGGCTGCAAGGGTGGTTGAGCGAATTGCTAAGAAGGTGTCGCCGACTGTGAAGTTGGCCATGGTTGTTCCTGGTTCTGGTTTGGTGAAAGAGCAAGCTGAACGCGAAGGTTTGGATCGTGTGTTCAAGGCCGCTGGCTTTGAGTGGCGTGAGCCTGGTTGCTCCATGTGCTTGGCCATGAATGCTGATCGTCTTGAGCCAGGTGAGCGTTGTGCTTCAACATCCAACCGTAACTTTGAGGGACGCCAAGGTAATGGTGGAAGAACGCATTTGGTGAGCCCTGCGATGGCTGCAGCTGCAGCTTTAGAAGGCCACTTTGTAGATGTTCGTAAAATAGCGTAA
- the leuB gene encoding 3-isopropylmalate dehydrogenase, whose protein sequence is MKIAVLPGDGIGPEIIAEAVKVLNALGESFEMETAPVGGAGYEAKGHPLPEDTLKLAKEADAILFGSVGDWKYDTLARELRPEQAILGLRKHLSLFANLRPAICYPELTEASSLKPEIIAGLNILIVRELNGDIYFGMPKGIRTATDGLFPGTREGFDTMRYSEPEVERIAHVAFQAAQKRNKRVCSVDKSNVLETSQLWREVMTLIAKEYPEVELSHMYVDNAAMQLVKAPKAFDVVVTGNLFGDILSDEASMLTGSIGMLPSASLDKNNKGLYEPSHGSAPDIAGKGIANPLATILSAAMMLRYSLGMADQADRIEAAVQKVLAQGYRTGDIKTAGCQLVGTKEMGEAVLKAL, encoded by the coding sequence ATGAAGATTGCAGTATTGCCAGGTGATGGCATTGGTCCTGAAATCATTGCAGAAGCAGTGAAGGTCTTGAATGCCTTGGGCGAATCCTTTGAAATGGAAACTGCCCCAGTGGGCGGTGCTGGCTATGAGGCCAAAGGGCATCCTTTGCCTGAAGATACTTTGAAGTTAGCAAAAGAAGCTGATGCGATTTTGTTTGGTTCAGTGGGTGACTGGAAGTACGACACCTTGGCCCGTGAACTACGTCCTGAGCAAGCCATTCTTGGTTTACGCAAACACCTCAGTTTGTTTGCTAATTTAAGACCAGCTATTTGCTATCCAGAGTTGACTGAAGCATCTAGCTTAAAACCAGAAATCATTGCTGGTTTGAACATCTTGATCGTGCGTGAGTTGAACGGTGATATTTACTTTGGCATGCCAAAGGGTATTCGTACTGCTACAGATGGTTTATTCCCTGGCACACGCGAAGGTTTTGACACCATGCGTTATTCAGAGCCTGAAGTAGAGCGCATTGCTCATGTGGCATTTCAGGCGGCACAAAAGCGTAACAAGCGCGTGTGCAGTGTTGATAAATCAAACGTGCTTGAGACTTCACAGTTGTGGAGAGAAGTCATGACGCTCATCGCTAAAGAATATCCTGAGGTTGAACTCAGTCATATGTATGTGGATAACGCTGCCATGCAATTGGTCAAGGCACCAAAAGCATTTGATGTGGTGGTCACTGGTAACTTGTTCGGCGATATCTTGTCGGATGAGGCATCGATGTTGACTGGCTCAATCGGTATGTTGCCATCTGCTTCATTGGATAAAAACAACAAAGGTCTTTATGAGCCAAGTCATGGTTCAGCGCCTGACATCGCGGGTAAGGGCATTGCCAATCCTTTGGCGACCATTTTGTCTGCGGCCATGATGTTGCGTTATTCATTGGGTATGGCTGACCAAGCTGATCGCATTGAGGCTGCCGTGCAAAAAGTCTTGGCTCAGGGTTATCGAACGGGTGATATCAAGACAGCTGGCTGCCAATTGGTGGGCACAAAAGAAATGGGCGAAGCAGTTCTAAAAGCTCTGTAA
- the leuD gene encoding 3-isopropylmalate dehydratase small subunit: protein MNKFTVHQGLVVPLDRENVDTDAIIPKQFLKSIKRTGFGQNLFDEWRYLDHGEPGQDCSNRPINPDFVLNQSRYKGGSILLARQNFGCGSSREHAPWALEQYGFRAVIAPSFADIFFNNCYKNGLLPIVLSAQQVDHLFNETAAFNGYQLTIDLEKQQVIAPDDRAYDFDIAPFRKYCMVNGLDDIGLTLRHADKIKAYESERVLRMPWLATKLP, encoded by the coding sequence ATGAATAAGTTCACAGTTCACCAAGGCTTGGTTGTTCCGCTCGATCGCGAGAACGTGGATACCGATGCCATCATTCCAAAACAGTTTTTGAAATCAATCAAAAGAACTGGTTTTGGACAAAACTTGTTTGATGAATGGCGTTACTTAGACCATGGCGAGCCTGGTCAAGATTGTTCTAACCGCCCAATCAATCCTGATTTTGTTTTGAACCAATCTCGCTACAAAGGTGGCAGCATTCTTTTGGCTCGTCAAAACTTTGGTTGCGGCAGTTCTCGTGAACACGCTCCTTGGGCTTTAGAGCAGTATGGTTTTAGAGCAGTGATTGCTCCAAGTTTTGCAGATATCTTTTTTAACAACTGTTACAAAAATGGTTTGTTACCAATTGTTTTATCTGCACAACAAGTCGATCACTTGTTCAATGAAACAGCAGCATTCAATGGTTACCAATTAACCATCGATCTAGAAAAGCAACAAGTCATTGCGCCAGATGATCGCGCTTATGATTTTGATATCGCTCCATTTAGAAAATATTGCATGGTCAATGGTTTGGACGATATTGGTTTGACGTTGCGACACGCAGACAAAATCAAGGCCTATGAGTCTGAGAGAGTTCTGCGCATGCCTTGGTTAGCGACAAAGCTTCCTTAA
- the truA gene encoding tRNA pseudouridine(38-40) synthase TruA, with translation MRIALGLQYDGSAFSGWQTQSNGQTVQDHLELALSRFIGDNNEPVKTITAGRTDTGVHALGQVVHFDTEVVRPDLSWVKGVNAFLPPSVTVQWVKPVPDHFDARYMAFERSYCYALLTGSTPSPLVHGKAGFLSLPKGKTLDVPAMHEAAQVLVGEHDFSSFRSSECQSKTPIKTLYQVSVIENGPWVYFIFRGNAFLHHMVRNLVGSLLLIGTGKEPVTWMSSLLAAKNRQLAGATFMADGLYLLRVGYPEQFEIPEPNLANSFLPINLLG, from the coding sequence ATGCGCATTGCCTTGGGTTTGCAGTATGACGGGTCTGCTTTCTCTGGTTGGCAAACCCAAAGTAACGGCCAAACCGTTCAAGATCACCTAGAGTTAGCCTTGAGTCGCTTCATTGGTGACAACAATGAGCCCGTTAAAACCATCACAGCAGGAAGAACCGACACGGGAGTTCATGCTTTGGGTCAGGTGGTTCATTTTGATACTGAAGTGGTGAGACCCGATCTTTCTTGGGTCAAAGGGGTCAATGCCTTTTTGCCCCCAAGTGTCACAGTTCAGTGGGTCAAGCCAGTGCCTGATCATTTTGATGCCCGCTACATGGCTTTCGAGCGAAGCTATTGCTATGCCTTATTAACTGGTTCAACGCCTTCACCTCTCGTGCACGGTAAAGCAGGCTTTTTAAGTTTGCCAAAGGGTAAAACTTTGGATGTGCCTGCCATGCATGAAGCTGCCCAGGTATTGGTGGGTGAGCATGACTTCAGTTCATTTCGTTCGTCTGAATGTCAAAGTAAAACTCCGATCAAGACTTTGTACCAAGTGTCCGTGATTGAAAATGGCCCATGGGTTTACTTTATTTTCAGGGGCAATGCTTTCTTGCATCACATGGTTCGTAATTTGGTGGGTAGTCTGCTCTTGATTGGCACTGGAAAAGAACCGGTCACCTGGATGAGCAGTTTGCTAGCAGCAAAAAACCGTCAATTGGCCGGTGCCACCTTCATGGCTGATGGACTTTATCTTCTTAGGGTAGGATACCCAGAACAGTTCGAAATTCCTGAGCCGAATTTGGCCAATAGCTTTTTACCGATCAATCTTTTAGGATAG
- a CDS encoding phosphoribosylanthranilate isomerase has product MGLLKQTADKTRIKFCGFTRSSDVDAAVSMGVDALGFVFYEPSPRYVSPEMAAALIARMPGGMDAVALVVNPTDEEVLRIQERVPTTLWQFHGDETPERCKEIAQGMPWLKAARMKADFNLSEFSLQYADAAGFLLDAFVEGYGGGGHVFDWSLIPDTWTKENAHRVVLSGGLNTHNVGEGIAHLKPCAVDVSSGIEVAKGQKSPELMMAFIQAVRDADQGISFV; this is encoded by the coding sequence ATGGGCTTACTTAAGCAAACCGCTGACAAAACCAGAATCAAATTCTGTGGTTTTACTCGTTCAAGCGATGTGGACGCGGCTGTTTCTATGGGGGTGGATGCCCTGGGATTTGTCTTTTATGAGCCAAGCCCCCGGTATGTCAGCCCTGAAATGGCAGCGGCCTTGATTGCTCGTATGCCTGGCGGGATGGATGCTGTGGCTTTGGTGGTCAACCCAACGGATGAAGAGGTTTTGAGGATCCAGGAGCGTGTTCCCACCACTTTGTGGCAGTTTCATGGGGATGAGACCCCAGAGCGCTGTAAAGAGATCGCCCAGGGCATGCCATGGCTGAAAGCCGCCAGAATGAAGGCGGACTTCAACTTATCTGAATTTTCTCTACAATACGCAGATGCAGCCGGCTTTTTACTGGATGCCTTCGTTGAGGGCTACGGTGGGGGTGGGCATGTATTTGATTGGTCATTGATACCGGACACATGGACAAAAGAAAACGCGCATCGGGTCGTTTTGAGTGGTGGATTGAACACGCACAACGTGGGCGAGGGTATTGCACACCTTAAACCTTGTGCTGTGGATGTGTCGAGTGGCATTGAAGTGGCAAAAGGTCAAAAAAGCCCTGAACTAATGATGGCGTTTATTCAAGCAGTCCGGGATGCCGATCAAGGCATCTCATTCGTGTAG
- the trpB gene encoding tryptophan synthase subunit beta, whose protein sequence is MYDFPDVRGHFGPYGGVFVSETLMYALTELKETYAKYQNDPEFLAEFHSELKHFVGRPSPVYHAKRWSEMLGGAQIYLKREDLNHTGAHKINNVIGQAMLAKRMGKKRIIAETGAGQHGVATATICARMGLECIVYQGSIDVARQAQNVYRMKLLGATVVPVESGTKTLKDALNEAMRDWVTNVESTFYIIGTVAGPHPYPMMVRDFQSVIGEECKVQMPEMIGRQPDYVMACVGGGSNAMGIFYPYIDVPNVKLVGVEAAGYGLNTKAHSAALVAGTPGVLHGNRTYLLQDENGQIAETHSVSAGMDYPGVGPEHAWLKDSKRAEYVAVTDDEALKAFHDCCQIEGIIPALESSHAIAYACKLAPTLPKDKSILINLSGRGDKDMHTVAQESGLKF, encoded by the coding sequence ATGTATGATTTTCCAGACGTCAGAGGTCATTTCGGTCCCTATGGTGGTGTCTTCGTTTCTGAAACTTTGATGTATGCCTTGACTGAGCTCAAAGAGACATACGCCAAGTATCAAAATGACCCAGAATTTTTAGCTGAATTCCATTCAGAGTTAAAACACTTTGTGGGTCGCCCATCGCCTGTGTATCACGCCAAACGTTGGAGTGAGATGTTGGGTGGGGCACAAATCTATTTGAAGCGTGAAGATTTGAACCACACGGGCGCACACAAAATTAATAACGTGATTGGTCAAGCGATGTTGGCCAAGCGCATGGGTAAAAAACGCATCATTGCTGAAACAGGTGCTGGTCAGCACGGTGTGGCAACAGCCACCATCTGTGCCCGCATGGGATTAGAGTGCATTGTTTATCAAGGCTCTATCGATGTGGCCCGCCAAGCTCAAAACGTTTATCGCATGAAACTCTTGGGTGCGACGGTTGTGCCAGTTGAATCTGGTACCAAAACTCTTAAAGATGCTTTGAACGAAGCGATGCGCGATTGGGTGACCAATGTGGAAAGTACGTTCTACATCATCGGCACGGTGGCAGGTCCTCATCCATACCCAATGATGGTGAGAGATTTCCAAAGTGTGATTGGTGAAGAGTGCAAAGTACAAATGCCAGAAATGATTGGTCGTCAACCTGATTACGTGATGGCTTGCGTGGGCGGTGGTTCAAACGCCATGGGTATTTTCTATCCATACATCGATGTGCCGAATGTGAAACTAGTTGGTGTTGAAGCAGCTGGTTATGGTTTGAACACCAAGGCACATTCAGCAGCATTGGTTGCTGGAACACCAGGCGTGTTGCACGGCAACCGCACCTATTTGTTGCAAGATGAAAACGGCCAAATTGCTGAGACGCATTCAGTATCAGCTGGTATGGACTATCCAGGCGTTGGTCCTGAGCATGCTTGGTTGAAAGATTCTAAGCGTGCGGAATATGTCGCTGTAACGGATGATGAAGCACTCAAGGCGTTTCATGATTGCTGTCAAATTGAAGGCATCATTCCTGCGCTAGAAAGTAGTCACGCCATCGCTTACGCATGTAAATTGGCCCCAACCTTACCGAAAGATAAATCAATCTTGATCAATCTATCGGGAAGGGGAGACAAAGACATGCACACCGTTGCTCAAGAATCAGGTTTGAAGTTTTAG
- the accD gene encoding acetyl-CoA carboxylase, carboxyltransferase subunit beta, protein MSWIDKLLPPSIQHTDPAQRKSVPEGLWIKCPSCEAVLYRNDLESNMHVCPKCDHHMRINARERLDKLLDLEGRHEIGQEVLPVDALKFKDTKKYPDRIKDAMDSTGETDAMVVMAGSIHTIPVVVACFEFEFMGGSMGSVVGERFVRGAQMALEQKVPFICISATGGARMQESLLSLMQMAKTNAMLVKLAHAKLPYISVLTDPTMGGISASFAFMGDVVMAEPKALIGFAGPRVIEQTVREKLPEGFQRSEFLMQKGGIDMIVDRRQMRKEIADLLALLLKLPTDSVV, encoded by the coding sequence ATGAGCTGGATTGATAAACTTCTCCCCCCAAGTATTCAACACACTGACCCTGCGCAGCGCAAAAGCGTTCCTGAGGGTTTGTGGATCAAATGCCCGTCATGCGAAGCTGTTTTATATCGCAATGACTTAGAGTCAAATATGCATGTGTGTCCTAAGTGTGACCATCACATGCGTATCAATGCTCGTGAGCGCCTAGATAAATTATTGGATTTAGAAGGTCGTCATGAGATTGGTCAAGAAGTGTTGCCAGTCGATGCTCTGAAATTCAAGGACACCAAGAAATACCCAGATCGCATCAAAGATGCGATGGATTCAACTGGCGAAACAGATGCGATGGTCGTCATGGCTGGATCAATTCACACCATCCCTGTGGTGGTGGCGTGCTTTGAATTTGAATTCATGGGCGGTTCAATGGGTTCTGTGGTGGGTGAGCGTTTTGTGCGCGGTGCCCAAATGGCCTTGGAACAAAAAGTACCGTTCATTTGTATCAGCGCCACGGGTGGTGCTCGTATGCAAGAGAGTTTGTTGTCATTGATGCAAATGGCTAAAACCAATGCGATGTTGGTGAAGCTGGCTCATGCAAAATTACCGTATATCAGCGTTCTGACCGACCCAACCATGGGTGGTATTTCAGCCAGTTTTGCTTTCATGGGTGATGTGGTGATGGCTGAGCCAAAAGCTTTGATTGGTTTTGCTGGTCCGCGTGTGATTGAACAAACTGTTCGTGAAAAATTACCTGAGGGCTTCCAGCGTTCAGAGTTCTTGATGCAAAAGGGTGGCATTGACATGATTGTTGATCGTCGCCAAATGCGCAAAGAGATTGCTGATTTATTGGCACTGTTGTTGAAGTTGCCAACAGATTCTGTCGTTTAA
- the trpA gene encoding tryptophan synthase subunit alpha has translation MSKIAKVFAELKAQGRKGLVPFITAGDPEPGITLDLMHALVRGGADVIELGVPFSDPMADGPVIQRASERALSHGTTLKHCIELVKQFRQTNDHTPVVLMGYANPIEHMGTETFVRTAKDAGVDGILVVDYPPEECEDFAKQCKAAGIDPIFLLAPTSSQERIDQVGKVAAGYIYYVSLKGVTGAANLDTQAVAGIIPQIRAASSVPIAVGFGIRDAQSAVAIGKTADAVVIGSRIVQLLEEAVPAQRVQSLEDFLKDIRKALDQ, from the coding sequence ATGTCAAAGATTGCAAAAGTATTTGCTGAATTAAAAGCACAGGGCCGCAAAGGTCTTGTGCCGTTTATCACTGCCGGTGATCCTGAACCAGGTATCACCCTTGATTTAATGCACGCCTTGGTGCGTGGTGGCGCTGATGTCATTGAGTTAGGAGTTCCTTTCTCAGACCCAATGGCTGATGGCCCTGTGATTCAGAGAGCTTCAGAGCGAGCTTTGTCTCACGGCACCACACTCAAGCATTGCATCGAATTGGTCAAACAATTTCGCCAAACCAACGATCACACCCCAGTGGTCTTGATGGGTTATGCCAATCCGATTGAGCACATGGGCACTGAAACATTTGTCAGAACTGCTAAAGATGCAGGAGTTGATGGTATTTTGGTGGTGGACTATCCACCAGAGGAATGCGAAGACTTCGCCAAGCAATGTAAAGCAGCTGGCATTGACCCTATTTTCTTATTGGCACCGACCTCATCGCAAGAGCGCATTGATCAGGTTGGCAAAGTGGCCGCTGGTTACATCTACTATGTGTCACTCAAGGGCGTCACTGGAGCGGCTAATTTGGATACGCAGGCAGTGGCAGGGATTATTCCCCAAATCAGAGCAGCATCTTCAGTGCCAATTGCAGTTGGCTTTGGTATCAGGGATGCCCAGTCCGCTGTGGCTATTGGTAAAACAGCCGATGCAGTTGTGATTGGTAGTCGAATCGTTCAGCTTTTAGAGGAAGCGGTGCCGGCACAGAGAGTACAATCACTAGAAGACTTTCTAAAGGATATCCGTAAGGCTTTGGATCAATAA